The following coding sequences are from one Triticum dicoccoides isolate Atlit2015 ecotype Zavitan chromosome 4A, WEW_v2.0, whole genome shotgun sequence window:
- the LOC119286953 gene encoding elongation of fatty acids protein 3-like — protein sequence MAAALLRHVRWLLVEHSAVASFHWRPGTTLAASPSFPAAVICAYLATVLLLHRRILPLPPLPPRALRAVSALHNCVLLALSAAMAAGCVLSAAATAPSPRWAFCFPPGGATEPSGPVFFWAHVFYLSKMYELGDTLLILLARRPLTLLHVYHHALVIAMCYLWLATRQSLMPVALVTNAAVHVVMYAYYLCCTLGLRWPPRWKRAVTELQILQFRFSFAASVVMLWFHFAGGGCEGMAGWAFNAVFNASLLALFLDFHGAAYAAKANKTNINNGNGGKSE from the coding sequence ATGGCGGCCGCGCTGCTGCGACACGTCCGGTGGCTCCTGGTCGAGCACTCCGCCGTCGCCTCCTTTCACTGGCGCCCGGGCACCACGCTCGCGGCGTCGCCGTCATTCCCCGCCGCCGTCATCTGCGCCTACCTCGCCACGGtgctcctcctccaccgccgcatCCTGCCCCTCCCGCCCCTCCCGCCGCGCGCCCTCCGCGCCGTCTCCGCGCTGCACAACTGCGTCCTCCTCGCCCTCTCCGCCGCGATGGCCGCCGGCTGCGTGCTCTCCGCCGCGGCCACGGCGCCCTCGCCGCGCTGGGCCTTCTGCTTCCCGCCGGGCGGCGCCACGGAGCCGTCGGGCCCGGTCTTCTTCTGGGCGCACGTCTTCTACCTCTCCAAGATGTACGAGCTCGGCGACACGCTGCTCATCCTCCTCGCCCGCCGCCCGCTCACCCTGCTCCACGTCTACCACCACGCCCTCGTCATCGCCATGTGCTACCTCTGGCTCGCCACGCGCCAGTCGCTCATGCCCGTCGCGCTCGTCACCAACGCCGCCGTCCACGTCGTCATGTACGCCTACTACCTCTGCTGCACCCTCGGCCTCCGCTGGCCGCCGCGATGGAAGCGCGCCGTCACCGAGCTGCAGATCCTGCAGTTCCGCTTCAGCTTCGCCGCCTCCGTCGTCATGCTCTGGTTCCACTTCGCCGGCGGCGGGTGCGAGGGGATGGCAGGGTGGGCCTTCAACGCCGTCTTCAACGCCTCCCTGCTCGCGCTCTTCCTCGACTTCCACGGCGCCGCCTACGCCGCCAAGGCCAACAAGACAAACATCAACAATGGCAATGGGGGGAAATCAGAGTGA